In Aspergillus luchuensis IFO 4308 DNA, chromosome 1, nearly complete sequence, the following are encoded in one genomic region:
- a CDS encoding SUR7/PalI family protein (COG:S;~EggNog:ENOG410PP30;~InterPro:IPR009571;~PFAM:PF06687;~TransMembrane:3 (n10-28c33/34o114-136i148-169o189-212i);~go_component: GO:0005886 - plasma membrane [Evidence IEA]): protein MALSRVAMGFLGLFFTAGALLLMFLTLLGGARNSRPLNEIFFLQVDTSNIPGAPSLSRWTFWEICAVSANGKNQCGSSYPDFPFDPPSRRNFGTTENIPSAFIGTNHYFLTSRFSFPFLIIALFFGVVSLFTGFLAMCTRIGSYVSSLMAWIALIFQIITTCLITAVYVQGRNKFNANGQSASVGVKAFAFMWTAVACLLLACMFYCMGGAVGRKERGYSGREHRRRGFFSSARSNSVRSNKETAP, encoded by the exons TTCCTGACTTTGTTGGGCGGAGCGAGAAACTCGCGCCCTCTGAACgaaatcttcttcctgcaggTCGACACAAGCAATATTCCAGGTGCCCCGTCCTTATCTCGCTGGACTTTCTGGGAGATATGCGCAGTGTCGGCGAATGGAAAGAACCAATGCGGATCGTCTTACCCAGACTTCCCATTTGATCCCCCGAGCCGGCGCAACTTTGGCACCACTGAGAACATTCCCTCTGCTTTCATCGG AACGAATCACTACTTCCTCACATCTCGGTTCTCgttccccttcctcatcatcgcgcTCTTCTTCGGCGTGGTGTCGCTGTTCACTGGGTTCCTGGCCATGTGCACACGCATTGGAAGCTATGTCTCTTCGCTGATGGCTTGGATCGCCTTGATTTTCCAGATCATCACGACTTGCCTTATCAC TGCCGTCTACGTCCAAGGACGCAACAAGTTCAACGCCAATGGCCAGAGCGCCAGCGTGGGTGTCAAGGCTTTCGCTTTCATGTGGACCGCTGTGGCTTGCCTGCTGCTTGCATGCATGTTCTATTGCATGGGTGGTGCTGTCGGGCGCAAGGAGAGGGGATACAGTGGCCGTGAGCACCGTCGCCggggcttcttctcgtccgCACGCTCCAACAGCGTAAGAAGCAACAAGGAGACTGCGCCATAA
- the SSZ1 gene encoding ribosome-associated complex protein SSZ1 (COG:O;~EggNog:ENOG410PHA3;~InterPro:IPR013126,IPR043129;~PFAM:PF00012) → MSSETNGTAERFAIGISFGNSSSSIARINAEGKAEVIANEEGDRQIPTVLSYIDGEEYHGTQAKAQLIRNSKNTVAYFRDFLGKDFKSIDPTPCHNSAHPQQSDSTVAFSICDTSSETPNTVTVSEITTRHLRRLKQSAADFLGKEVNAAVITVPTDFKDAQREALIAAANAAGLEVLQLIHEPVAAVLAYDARPEAVVTDKLVVVADLGGTRSDAAVVACRGGMYTTLATAHDYELGGAQLDKIIIDHFAKEFMKKHKTDPRENARGLAKLKLEGEATRKALSLGTNATLSIESLADGIDYGSTVNRTRYELLSGKVFAQFTGLIEQVVKKAGLDVLDIDEVIFAGGTSHTPKIAQLARNIFPEKTTILAPSTFIGAINPSELAPRGAAIQASLIQEFDKEDIEQSIHPMVTATPHLQNAIGVEFTSGEAVDFKPLLNTETALPARRTAQFSVPKEGGDVFVRVCEGVREIKVTKPEPKPKEEKTKTEEDEDDSDFDSDEEEEEEIRELVWKTEKPIAELAVKGVKAGSKVELMIHVNADLGLQITAKEVGGQGAVRGAVEAPKA, encoded by the exons ATGAGCTCCGAAACTAACGGCACCGCTGAGAGATTCGCCATCGGTATCTCCTTTGgcaactcctccagctccattGCCCGCATCAACGCC GAAGGCAAGGCTGAGGTTATTGCCAACGAGGAGGGAG ACCGTCAAATCCCTACCGTCCTCTCCTACATTGATGGCGAGGAATACCACGGTACTCAGGCTAAGGCCCAGCTTATCCGCAACTCCAAGAACACCGTTGCCTACTTCAGAGATTTCCTTGGCAAGGA CTTCAAGTCGATAGACCCCACTCCCTGCCACAACTCGGCCCACCCTCAACAGAGCGACTCGACCGTTGCTTTCTCCATCTGCGATACCTCCAGCGAGACCCCCAACACTGTCACCGTCTCCGAGATCACAACCCGCCATCTCCGCCGTCTGAAGCAGTCTGCCGCTGATTTCCTTGGAAAGGAGGTCAACGCCGCTGTTATCACCGTCCCCACCGACTTCAAGGATGCTCAGCGTGAGGCTTTGATCGCCGCTGCCAACGCTGCTGGCCTTGAGGTCCTGCAGCTCATCCACGAGCCCGTTGCTGCTGTCCTTGCCTACGACGCTCGTCCCGAGGCTGTCGTGACCGACAAGCTGGTCGTTGTCGCCGACCTTGGTGGCACTCGCTCCGATGCCGCCGTCGTTGCTTGCCGTGGTGGCATGTACACCACTCTTGCTACTGCTCACGACTACGAGCTGGGCGGTGCTCAGTTggacaagatcatcatcgaccacTTCGCTAAGGAGTTCATGAAGAAGCACAAGACCGACCCCCGCGAGAACGCTCGTGGTCTGGCCAAGCTGAAGCTGGAGGGTGAGGCCACCAGAAAGGCTCTCAGTCTCGGTACCAACGCTACTCTGAGCATCGAGTCTCTGGCTGACGGCATTGACTACGGCTCTACCGTCAACCGTACCCGCTACGAGCTGCTCTCCGGCAAGGTGTTCGCTCAGTTCACCGGCCTGATCGAGCAGGTTGTCAAGAAGGCTGGTCTCGATGTCCTGGACATTGATGAG GTTATCTTCGCTGGCGGTACTTCCCACACCCCCAAGATCGCCCAGTTGGCCCGCAACATCTTCCCCGAGAAGACCACCATCCTCgctccctccaccttcatTGGTGCCATCAACCCCTCCGAGCTCGCTCCCAGAGGTGCCGCTATCCAGGCCTCCCTGATCCAGGAGTTCGACAAGGAGGACATCGAGCAGTCCATCCACCCCATGGTTACCGCTACCCCTCACCTTCAGAATGCCATCGGTGTCGAGTTCACCTCTGGCGAGGCCGTTGACTTCAAGCCTCTCCTGAACACCGAGACTGCTCTCCCCGCTCGTCGTACTGCGCAGTTCTCTGTCCCCAAGGAGGGCGGCGATGTCTTCGTCCGTGTTTGCGAGGGTGTTCGTGAGATCAAGGTTACCAAGCCCGAGCCCAAgcccaaggaggagaagaccaagaccgaagaggatgaggatgactcTGACTTCGActccgatgaggaggaagaggaggagatccgCGAGCTCGTCTGGAAGACCGAGAAGCCCATTGCTGAGCTGGCCGTCAAGGGCGTCAAGGCTGGCAGCAAGGTTGAGCTGATGATCCACGTCAACGCTGACCTTGGTCTGCAGATCACGGCCAAGGAAGTTGGCGGCCAGGGTGCCGTCCGCGGTGCCGTTGAGGCTCCCAAGGCCTAG
- the RRP40 gene encoding exosome non-catalytic core subunit RRP40 (BUSCO:EOG09264XJC;~COG:J;~EggNog:ENOG410PKPF;~InterPro:IPR041054,IPR036612,IPR012340,IPR026699, IPR004088;~PFAM:PF15985,PF18311;~go_component: GO:0000178 - exosome (RNase complex) [Evidence IEA];~go_function: GO:0003723 - RNA binding [Evidence IEA]) codes for MPSPLILLPGDEIPSEYLPSTNSAPLRLGPGLRLLSQPPSSPQASSSPSHVLTATQAGILSTDTKRNAVSILSTPNRRYIPTVNDLVIAQVHHSSVDYFHCMITPQAPHAVLGQLSFEGATKKTRPMLKQGDLVYARVLSVGLGAGAEVELACVNPATGKAEPGGLGQLNGGMVFDVSTGMAARLMRASSSSSDSQDGVAGLVVLEELGKKLEKSGGFEIAVGRNGKVWVDCSSGGETSVKATVAVGRCLTTIDEHDLNPADQKKLVSRILREMKIEV; via the coding sequence ATGCCATCTCCCTTGATTCTTCTCCCCGGGGATGAGATCCCGTCAGAATAcctcccatccaccaatTCCGCGCCATTGAGACTTGGCCCCGGTCTCCGTCTACTTTCGCAAccgccctcttcccctcaagcatcatcctcccccagTCATGTCCTCACAGCCACACAAGCCGGCATTCTCTCCACAGACACCAAACGGAACGCTGTCTCTATCCTCTCGACCCCCAATCGCCGCTACATTCCTACCGTCAATGACCTGGTCATCGCACAGGTCCACCACTCCAGCGTGGACTACTTTCACTGCATGATCACGCCGCAAGCGCCCCATGCGGTGTTGGGACAACTGTCCTTCGAAGgtgcgacgaagaagacccgGCCGATGCTGAAACAAGGCGACCTGGTTTACGCGCGTGTGCTCTCAGTGGGCCTGGGCGCGGGCGCGGAGGTTGAGCTGGCCTGTGTGAACCCTGCAACGGGCAAGGCTGAACCTGGAGGACTCGGTCAATTGAATGGGGGAATGGTGTTCGATGTTTCTACGGGCATGGCTGCTAGGTTGATGAGGGCgagctcatcctcttcggacTCACAGGATGGTGTGGccgggttggtggtgttggaggaaCTGGGCAAGAAGTTGGAGAAATCGGGCGGCTTTGAGATCGCCGTGGGACGAAATGGTAAAGTCTGGGTCGACTGTTCTAGCGGAGGCGAGACTTCAGTTAAGGCTACGGTAGCTGTGGGACGGTGTCTGACTACGATTGATGAGCACGATTTGAATCCGGCGGATCAGAAGAAGTTGGTATCGAGGATATTGCGGGAGATGAAGATTGAGGTATAG
- a CDS encoding GMC family oxidoreductase (CAZy:AA3;~COG:E;~EggNog:ENOG410PFGF;~InterPro:IPR007867,IPR012132,IPR036188;~PFAM:PF05199;~go_function: GO:0016614 - oxidoreductase activity, acting on CH-OH group of donors [Evidence IEA];~go_function: GO:0050660 - flavin adenine dinucleotide binding [Evidence IEA];~go_process: GO:0055114 - oxidation-reduction process [Evidence IEA]): MDLPGVGENVQNHVWSISPTPLKVEGVQPGIKTLAFTHLDKDEQGNLISDDPNDQTSDRVIKSILRNPDNASACLALSAMPGGVALLVAISSFPFSRGSCHCSSANIDAKPTVDPQFFANELDIETMARHVQNLYKLSNAPTFQDIIQPLEVPQLETIKSTLRGGSALATHHSCGTAAMLPREAGGVVNENLRVYGTKNVRVVDASVFIPHANPMSTVYAVAEKAVDMMNEPDVSEY, encoded by the coding sequence ATGGATCTCCCAGGAGTAGGTGAAAACGTCCAGAACCACGTATGGAGCATTTCACCTACTCCCCTTAAGGTTGAAGGGGTTCAGCCTGGTATCAAGACCTTGGCATTCACCCACCTGGATAAGGATGAGCAAGGAAATCTTATTTCGGATGATCCCAATGATCAAACTTCGGATCGCGTCATTAAGTCCATTCTACGAAACCCAGATAATGCTTCTGCGTGTCTTGCCTTGAGTGCCATGCCTGGCGGAGTTGCTCTACTCGTCGCCATCTCAAGCTTTCCATTCTCTCGCGGAAGCTGTCACTGTTCATCTGCCAACATCGATGCTAAGCCTACAGTTGATCCCCAGTTCTTCGCTAATGAACTGGACATTGAGACCATGGCCCGCCATGTGCAGAACCTGTACAAGTTGAGCAACGCTCCAACTTTCCAGGATATCATCCAACCGCTCGAAGTGCCACAGTTGGAAACTATCAAGAGCACACTGCGTGGGGGAAGTGCCTTGGCTACTCATCATTCTTGTGGAACTGCAGCTATGCTTCCTCGTGAGGCTGGGGGCGTGGTCAATGAAAACCTTCGAGTCTATGGAACCAAGAATGTGCGCGTGGTAGACGCTAGTGTCTTTATCCCACACGCGAACCCAATGTCAACTGTATACGCAGTCGCTGAGAAGGCTGTTGATATGATGAATGAGCCTGATGTCTCTGAGtactga
- a CDS encoding RidA family protein (COG:J;~EggNog:ENOG410PPR2;~InterPro:IPR006175,IPR035959;~PFAM:PF01042) — MSHLTYYAYKDHGVRQKHAFWYSQAVRVGDRIECAGQGGWDPNTGVFEKEINAQIDLAFANVERCLKDAGGNGWSQVYRVNSYHVPINNEALEAMVRNFKKYMPDHQPIWTCVGVTRLGEDDMRVEIEVVAHDPEGAKTA, encoded by the exons ATGTCTCACCTCACCTACTACGCATACAAAGACCACGGTGTACGACAAAAGCATGCTTTTTGGTACAGCCAAGCTGTCCGTGTTGGCGACCGAATCGAATGTGCTGGCCAAG GTGGCTGGGATCCCAACACTGGCGTATTTGAGAAAGAGATCAATGCTCAGATCGATTTAGCATTTGCCAATGTCGAACGCTGCCTCAAAGATGCTGGAGGAAATGGATGGTCCCAGGTTTACCGGGTGAACTCATATCACGTGCCCATCAATAACGAGGCTCTGGAGGCGATGGTGCGCAATTTCAAGAAGTATATGCCTGATCACCAACCAATCTGGACTTGTGTTGGCGTCACACGTCTGGGCGAAGACGATATGCGTGTCGAGATTGAGGTTGTGGCCCATGATCCTGAAGGGGCTAAAACAGCTTAG
- a CDS encoding uncharacterized protein (COG:K;~EggNog:ENOG410PMZT;~InterPro:IPR036864,IPR007219,IPR001138;~PFAM:PF04082;~TransMembrane:1 (o467-486i);~go_function: GO:0000981 - DNA-binding transcription factor activity, RNA polymerase II-specific [Evidence IEA];~go_function: GO:0003677 - DNA binding [Evidence IEA];~go_function: GO:0008270 - zinc ion binding [Evidence IEA];~go_process: GO:0006351 - transcription, DNA-templated [Evidence IEA];~go_process: GO:0006355 - regulation of transcription, DNA-templated [Evidence IEA]), whose translation MDPISKHTGRIRPALSRNSGSIRSRYTTQACQECRRRRAKCDGKRPACSRCISRQMECQFAAKDDGRGTAPKSIVLMLKDRVELLERVLWLHSIDVDASIAKLRTERYSSMTRNPFTPPESLSQHPELDGALWSNSAFDTEGECDGEVQFFGSCSGRMDLLKLNALSSDSENTKCQGPSFRFRLNQACQDVETIPEVSQELKDHLIDLYFTWEQPWLQLVDEGLFRQSMPTNGRYFSPLLLNCILAIGSRYSERLETRSSPSDPNTAGRIFLEMAEVLLHFDLRSPSITTIQSLGIMAMIYVAIGSDAKGWLRHGMAIRLALDMGLNLDSAMLGRSHALPDEEKDLRKQIYWALYCTDKLWASYTGRVCTMLATQASVGLPMPIPEDDGEVPTMKNKHSAILLPKLHHALSTQCQIQEKILMELYAPKRYPEARRHSFFDSCLFELKSWNYNLPADMQAKQSESSSILAHILVLHMVYHTSLILLAKPFLPKSQNSTSAEQDSSWPGALKVSSICMEAAKEICLLGEHYRKVFGSFRQSPITVTHCTLSAVLLILDSGVLEREFGLRSRMNLINSCLMTLRELSDSWMPAKQYWKGILRIVKHRQSKSAENHEPAVKGQSNKSNGYDLCAEYSTECHIPPDQTMEELANCAFSPEWSTFLNSVAPDDFDETMLDLPLDFDFFSRQPQDPDFTLS comes from the exons ATGGACCCTATCTCAAAGCATACAGGGCGTATTAGGCCAGCTCTCAGTCGGAATTCCGGGTCGATTCGATCACGATACACTACGCAGGCCTGCCAGGAGTGTCGCCGACGAAGGGCCAAG TGTGACGGGAAGCGACCTGCATGTTCTCGGTGCATTAGCCGCCAGATGGAGTGCCAGTTTGCTGCGAAAGATGATGGACGAGGCACAGCACCAAAGTCGATTGTGTTAATGCTCAAAGATCGAGTCGAGCTCCTGGAGCGTGTCTTGTGGCTCCATTCTATTGATGTCGATGCTTCGATTGCAAAGCTCAGAACTGAACGGTACAGTTCCATGACTCGCAACCCCTTCACTCCCCCTGAATCACTATCACAACATCCCGAGCTGGATGGAGCACTCTGGTCAAATAGTGCATTCGATACAGAAGGGGAATGTGATGGTGAAGTTCAATTTTTTGGTTCCTGCAGTGGGCGAATGGATCTGTTGAAATTAAATGCCC TGAGCTCAGACTCTGAAAATACAAAGTGTCAAGGTCCATCTTTCCGCTTTCGCCTGAATCAAGCCTGTCAAGACGTTGAGACAATTCCCGAGGTCAGCCAGGAATTGAAAGATCACCTCATTGATCTATATTTTACATGGGAACAACCTTGGCTACAACTCGTGGATGAAGGCCTCTTTCGACAGAGCATGCCGACAAATGGGCGATACTTCAGCCCGCTCCTACTGAATTGTATTCTCGCCATAGGATCTCGCTACTCCGAGCGACTGGAGACTCGTTCCTCTCCCAGCGATCCAAATACAGCAGGTCGGATATTTCTTGAGATGGCCGAGGTCCTCCTACACTTTGACCTGAGATCCCCTTCTATCACCACTATTCAGTCACTCGGCATCATGGCGATGATATATGTG GCCATTGGGTCTGATGCAAAAGGCTGGCTTCGCCACGGCATGGCAATTCGCTTAGCTTTGGATATGGGATTAAATTTAGATTCTGCAATGTTAGGCAGGTCACATGCACTtccagatgaagagaaagacctACGCAAGCAAATATACTGGGCATTGTACTGCACCGACAAGCTGTGGGCAAGCTATACCGGGCGTGTCTGTACCATGCTG GCTACCCAGGCTTCTGTGGGCTTGCCCATGCCCATtcccgaggatgatggcgaagtTCCAACCATGAAAAATAAACACTCTGCGATTTTATTACCGAAGCTCCACCATGCCCTGTCCACGCAGTGCCAAATACAAGAGAAAATATTGATGGAACT CTACGCACCGAAGAGATACCCGGAGGCACGCAGACATTCATTTTTCGACTCCTGTCTGTTCGAACTCAAAAGTTGGAATTACAACTTACCTGCTGATATGCAGGCAAAACAATCGGAGTCTAGCTCAATACTGGCTCATATCCTTGTTCTCCACATGGTCTACCACACATCTCTCATTCTTTTGGCCAAGCCTTTCCTCCCGAAATCACAGAACTCGACTTCCGCTGAGCAGGATAGCTCCTGGCCAGGTGCACTCAAAGTCTCGTCCATATGCATGGAAGCGGCGAAGGAAATTTGTCTTCTAGGCGAGCACTATCGCAAAGTCTTTGGCAGCTTTCGACAAAGCCCCATTACCGTAACACACTGCACTCTTTCGGCGGTGTTACTGATCCTAGATAGTGGTGTCCTTGAGCGAGAATTTGGGTTGAGGTCCAGAATGAATCTCATCAACTCTTGCTTAATGACCTTGAGGGAGCTATCAGACTCATGGATGCCGGCGAAGCAATATTGGAAAGGTATTTTACGAATTGTGAAGCATCGCCAATCGAAGTCAGCGGAGAATCATGAGCCAGCAGTCAAAGGACAGAGCAACAAATCGAATGGGTATGATCTCTGTGCAGAGTATTCAACCGAGTGTCATATACCACCAGACCAAACTATGGAGGAACTGGCAAACTGTGCTTTCTCCCCTGAGTGGAGTACGTTTCTAAACTCGGTGGCTCCGGATGACTTTGATGAAACCATGTTGGACTTGCCCCTTGACTTCGACTTTTTCTCAAGGCAGCCACAAGACCCCGATTTCACTCTTAGTTAG